A portion of the Gemmatimonadota bacterium genome contains these proteins:
- a CDS encoding zf-HC2 domain-containing protein — protein MRHLDEGTLQALLDGELSADESAAAARHLEHCPECAGWAAELRAAAGELASAVQLLDRAPSVAAAYHSFSESARADRGRRAALARRLLLRAAVLVLVFGGLVSAALPGSPVRGWVETLWERTLRTFTSRPAPSAPASAPTAVVPAPAGLAIMPVDGRVRIVLEAPAPDCQVRVRLVDGERAVLHATGGAASARFRTAPGRIEMVGGGAGEVRVELPRSARDARVEVNGKPYVIKDGDTLRLLAPLADTTSAEMVFRVQF, from the coding sequence ATGCGCCACCTGGATGAGGGAACGCTTCAGGCGCTGCTGGACGGGGAGCTGAGCGCGGACGAGTCTGCCGCGGCGGCGCGCCATCTGGAGCATTGCCCCGAGTGTGCGGGGTGGGCGGCCGAGCTGCGCGCCGCGGCCGGCGAGCTGGCTTCGGCCGTGCAGCTCCTGGATCGCGCGCCCAGCGTGGCCGCGGCCTACCACTCGTTTTCCGAAAGCGCGCGGGCGGACCGTGGGCGCAGGGCGGCTCTTGCGCGGCGGTTGCTGCTCCGCGCCGCTGTCCTGGTCCTCGTGTTCGGCGGGCTCGTCTCCGCGGCGCTGCCGGGCTCGCCTGTGCGTGGCTGGGTCGAGACGCTGTGGGAGCGCACGCTGCGAACGTTCACTTCGCGGCCGGCACCCTCCGCCCCCGCCTCCGCGCCGACGGCCGTTGTGCCCGCACCGGCCGGGCTCGCCATCATGCCCGTGGACGGCCGCGTCCGCATTGTACTCGAGGCACCCGCGCCCGACTGCCAGGTGCGCGTCCGGCTGGTGGATGGCGAACGGGCCGTGCTGCACGCCACAGGCGGCGCCGCGTCCGCCAGGTTCCGCACCGCCCCGGGCCGCATCGAAATGGTGGGCGGCGGTGCGGGCGAGGTCCGCGTCGAGCTGCCGCGCTCGGCCCGCGATGCGCGAGTCGAGGTGAACGGCAAGCCTTACGTCATCAAGGATGGCGATACGCTGCGCCTGCTCGCGCCACTGGCGGACACGACCAGTGCCGAGATGGTGTTCCGCGTCCAGTTCTGA